A window from Chryseobacterium vaccae encodes these proteins:
- a CDS encoding TetR/AcrR family transcriptional regulator encodes MSNQAKKDQTQELIKETAKNLFFVKGKFGATTQEIADEAGVNRTLINYYFRSRDNLIQIIFDEAQKVEQEKSKIIQTSDLPFKEKMSKFIESSLSTSLQYPYLETYIVSQINKGNCHQKEIEEDFLETLYKDIEKEMELGNIEKMAPVQFILNMVSLLVFPSAIRPLFMENLMINDEEYDKIISERKEIIINMLFKN; translated from the coding sequence ATGTCAAATCAAGCAAAAAAGGACCAAACACAGGAATTGATCAAGGAGACCGCGAAGAATTTATTCTTTGTGAAAGGAAAATTTGGCGCAACTACCCAGGAGATTGCAGATGAAGCCGGAGTAAACAGGACGCTTATTAACTACTACTTCCGTTCAAGGGATAATCTGATTCAGATCATCTTTGACGAAGCCCAGAAAGTGGAGCAGGAAAAATCAAAAATCATTCAGACCTCAGATCTTCCTTTTAAGGAAAAAATGAGCAAATTCATAGAAAGCAGTCTTTCTACAAGCCTTCAGTATCCGTATCTGGAAACCTATATTGTTTCCCAGATCAATAAAGGAAATTGTCATCAGAAAGAAATTGAAGAAGATTTTCTGGAGACTTTATACAAGGACATTGAAAAAGAGATGGAGCTTGGAAATATTGAGAAAATGGCTCCCGTACAATTCATTCTCAATATGGTATCGCTTCTCGTTTTTCCGAGTGCCATAAGACCTTTATTCATGGAGAATCTGATGATTAATGATGAAGAATATGATAAGATCATTTCCGAAAGAAAAGAGATTATTATCAATATGTTGTTCAAAAACTAA
- a CDS encoding CvfB family protein produces the protein MQLGKTQTLKISEKNTSGWILTDESGEKAFLPKIFIQDDKETGEEVEVFVYQDDQKLKATTEIPLAEVGEFAVMSCVQSLPSGAFMDWGIIKDLFIPYKQQKSKIIEGKRYLVHIYVDEDLDLITGTTKFKRNPQYEDLPFKKGDKVDLIMMNESELGWNVVINKKYIGLIYASDVFKKLYPLSEEGGYIKTIREDGKIDVSLQPEGFENIDEFRKKILDRLEENYGLIHLSDKSSPEEIKEELQMSKKNFKKAIGGLYKDKVIDISEDKIRLL, from the coding sequence ATGCAACTCGGAAAAACCCAGACTTTAAAAATTTCAGAAAAAAATACTTCAGGATGGATCCTCACGGATGAATCAGGAGAAAAAGCTTTTTTGCCAAAGATCTTCATTCAGGACGACAAAGAAACCGGTGAAGAGGTAGAAGTATTTGTTTATCAGGATGACCAGAAATTAAAGGCTACGACTGAAATTCCATTGGCTGAAGTAGGAGAGTTTGCAGTAATGAGCTGTGTACAGAGTCTTCCGAGTGGAGCGTTTATGGATTGGGGGATCATCAAAGATCTTTTTATCCCATACAAGCAGCAGAAATCAAAAATCATCGAAGGGAAAAGATATCTGGTCCATATTTATGTAGATGAAGATTTGGATCTGATCACTGGAACAACAAAGTTCAAAAGAAATCCGCAATATGAGGATCTGCCGTTCAAAAAAGGGGACAAAGTAGACCTTATCATGATGAATGAAAGCGAATTGGGCTGGAATGTAGTCATCAATAAAAAATATATTGGTTTGATATACGCTTCGGATGTATTCAAAAAACTGTATCCGTTGTCTGAGGAAGGGGGGTACATTAAAACGATCCGTGAAGATGGGAAAATTGATGTTTCCCTGCAGCCGGAAGGTTTCGAAAATATTGATGAATTCAGAAAGAAGATTCTTGACAGACTGGAAGAGAATTACGGACTGATCCATCTTTCGGATAAATCCTCACCAGAAGAGATCAAGGAAGAGCTTCAAATGAGCAAAAAGAATTTCAAGAAAGCCATTGGCGGACTGTATAAGGATAAAGTTATTGATATTTCAGAAGACAAAATCCGACTACTATAA
- a CDS encoding Abi-alpha family protein — protein sequence MTNSYNIILTKATLLPFELELLFPQNVSMYLDNLTSLGILYYDESKYKNDPKAYEKLLEKYQYEESHNSLKLVLEGFNNLEIIKSFYELTDYGKSFIQSCVTS from the coding sequence TTGACTAATTCATATAATATAATCTTAACCAAAGCCACTTTACTTCCATTTGAATTAGAGTTACTTTTTCCCCAAAATGTTTCTATGTATTTGGATAACTTAACAAGTCTTGGAATTTTGTATTATGACGAATCAAAATATAAAAATGATCCTAAAGCTTATGAAAAACTTCTTGAAAAGTATCAATATGAAGAATCTCACAATAGTCTCAAATTAGTTTTGGAAGGATTTAACAATCTCGAAATTATTAAATCTTTTTATGAATTAACTGATTATGGTAAATCTTTTATACAGTCTTGCGTAACTAGCTAG
- a CDS encoding Abi-alpha family protein → MDEKNTLGFIKDTQQLLTTIYGDLAQPAVKKVGIALESVLEFSTSIFLPLKFQNEKWKLNFEKRLLDYKEKLNQIPEEDIIEVNPQIGVPIIEKLSYTTNDNIAEMFLNLLIKGSSIKTANIAHPSFISIIERISSDEAKIINYLKHKDYIPYISYKLYQNGSSSYNM, encoded by the coding sequence ATGGATGAAAAAAATACTTTAGGTTTTATAAAAGACACTCAACAATTACTTACAACAATTTATGGAGATTTAGCTCAACCAGCAGTAAAAAAAGTAGGAATAGCACTAGAAAGTGTATTGGAATTCTCAACTAGTATATTTCTTCCTTTGAAATTTCAAAATGAAAAATGGAAATTAAATTTTGAAAAAAGATTATTAGATTATAAAGAAAAACTAAATCAAATACCAGAAGAAGATATAATTGAAGTTAATCCACAAATAGGAGTTCCTATAATTGAGAAACTTAGTTACACAACAAATGATAACATAGCTGAGATGTTTTTAAATTTATTAATAAAAGGAAGCTCTATTAAAACTGCAAATATTGCTCATCCTAGTTTTATAAGTATAATTGAAAGAATTTCTTCAGACGAAGCAAAAATTATTAATTACTTAAAACATAAAGACTATATCCCGTATATTAGTTATAAACTATATCAAAATGGCTCTAGTTCCTATAATATGTAA
- a CDS encoding DUF4476 domain-containing protein translates to MKNIFTSLIIFAGLSLSAQEAGKVGELLKNEATSTEMKAQGSVNTKNRSFDNSRSGNINGQQNRIKSPNYQWNRNYGYAEVFLRIPEQGYFTVEVGDQTISNGSGKYRFFDLQSGRNFISVYNNGFLIYRTTLTLRNNSRMVLDFFTNEGLYLLDSYPVQGQYAFNDWNDIWNNPYGNQPGNWNNSGNVMDNNTFRQFVDMLQRNAKFDDNKIAMINQQMNNSLFTSAQIRDLMKLISFDKNRLSLAKSMYRNCADKNKYFLVYDAFDFENSKKELMEYISRS, encoded by the coding sequence ATGAAAAATATCTTTACAAGTTTAATCATATTCGCAGGACTTAGTTTATCTGCACAGGAAGCAGGAAAAGTTGGCGAACTTTTGAAAAATGAGGCAACATCAACAGAAATGAAGGCTCAGGGAAGTGTCAATACAAAGAACAGATCTTTTGACAATTCAAGGTCTGGCAATATAAATGGCCAGCAAAACAGAATTAAAAGCCCAAATTACCAATGGAACCGGAATTACGGTTATGCAGAAGTTTTCCTGCGAATTCCTGAACAGGGCTATTTTACAGTAGAAGTCGGAGATCAGACTATCTCAAACGGTTCAGGAAAATACCGTTTCTTTGATCTTCAGTCCGGAAGAAATTTTATTTCAGTCTATAATAACGGATTTCTGATCTACAGAACTACTTTGACGCTTAGAAATAACAGCAGAATGGTACTGGATTTCTTTACAAATGAAGGATTATATTTATTGGATTCTTATCCGGTTCAGGGGCAATATGCCTTCAATGATTGGAATGATATCTGGAACAATCCTTACGGAAATCAGCCCGGCAATTGGAATAACTCCGGAAATGTGATGGATAATAATACCTTCCGCCAGTTTGTTGATATGCTTCAGAGAAATGCCAAGTTCGATGACAATAAGATAGCCATGATTAATCAGCAGATGAACAACTCTCTGTTTACCTCTGCACAAATACGGGATTTGATGAAGTTAATCAGCTTCGATAAAAACAGGCTGTCTCTTGCCAAATCTATGTATAGAAACTGTGCAGATAAAAACAAATATTTCCTGGTATACGATGCTTTTGACTTCGAGAACAGCAAAAAAGAGCTCATGGAATATATTTCAAGATCATAA
- a CDS encoding efflux RND transporter periplasmic adaptor subunit — protein MKKTLIYIIVAAVLVGLAAYKIAGNKEKQTQEVKEVAKQVDKINVNVVTVARENIDTDYSANGTFIPKQEMNQSSEISGRIVSVLVKEGSRVGAGQVLATIKKDAIEVDVTQAQNNLQNAIIDNQRYENAYKTGGVTKQQLDNSRLQLKNMQAAVRAQSVKVNDTSIRAGISGTINKKMVEPGTVVSPGTAMFEIVNINSLKLSVLVDESQIGKIQLGQEVPIKVNVLPEDSFVGRITFIAPKSDASLNFPVEIEVQNRGNLKAGMYATATFKTNNGAETQNMITVPAEAFVNGVSSGQLFIVQNGTAKMIKVTIGKVYGDKVQILSGLNGGEQVITSGQINLDNGSKINIVK, from the coding sequence ATGAAAAAAACTTTAATATATATCATCGTAGCGGCAGTGCTGGTAGGTCTTGCAGCTTACAAGATTGCAGGAAACAAAGAAAAACAGACCCAGGAAGTAAAGGAGGTTGCTAAGCAGGTCGATAAGATCAATGTGAATGTGGTAACTGTTGCAAGAGAAAATATTGATACAGATTATTCAGCTAACGGAACATTCATTCCTAAACAGGAAATGAACCAGTCTTCAGAGATCTCAGGACGTATCGTAAGTGTTTTGGTAAAAGAAGGTTCTAGAGTAGGAGCTGGTCAGGTTTTGGCAACCATAAAGAAAGATGCCATCGAAGTTGACGTTACCCAGGCTCAAAATAACCTTCAGAATGCAATTATTGATAACCAACGTTATGAAAATGCCTATAAAACAGGAGGAGTTACCAAGCAGCAACTGGATAATTCAAGACTACAGCTGAAAAATATGCAGGCTGCGGTAAGAGCACAGAGTGTAAAAGTAAATGATACAAGCATTCGTGCAGGGATCAGTGGTACCATCAACAAAAAAATGGTTGAGCCGGGAACTGTGGTTTCTCCAGGAACAGCAATGTTTGAGATCGTTAACATCAACAGTCTGAAATTATCTGTTTTGGTGGATGAAAGCCAGATCGGGAAAATCCAGCTAGGTCAGGAAGTTCCTATTAAAGTGAATGTATTACCGGAAGATTCTTTTGTAGGTAGGATCACATTCATTGCTCCGAAAAGTGATGCTTCCCTTAATTTCCCGGTTGAAATTGAAGTTCAGAACAGAGGAAACCTGAAGGCGGGGATGTATGCAACTGCTACCTTTAAAACCAATAACGGTGCCGAAACACAGAATATGATCACTGTACCTGCAGAAGCTTTCGTAAACGGAGTAAGCTCAGGACAGCTGTTCATCGTTCAGAACGGTACAGCTAAGATGATCAAAGTAACGATTGGTAAGGTATATGGAGACAAAGTTCAGATATTAAGTGGTCTGAATGGAGGAGAACAGGTAATTACCAGCGGACAGATCAATCTTGATAACGGATCCAAAATCAATATCGTAAAGTAG
- a CDS encoding TolC family protein → MNRKRITAKKLKIGIAAAFMIFGFSSVSAQQQVSLPEAIKQALQNKAEAKKAALQVKKAEYKIDEARAGALPQISATAGLTYNPIIQESLLEFGGERIRAQLGQPWSSSAVVQLQQALFDQRVFTGLKAAKSTREFYILNAELTNEQIIENVATAYYQVFVQEENLKTVEASYANTERVRNVIKSLVDNGLAKSIDLDRTNVQLTNIGSNKQQLINSVELSKNALKFYMGVPIGTDIELEEKTIEPKPELIASNVNLENRTELKVLNKNRELLQFNKKATEAYLYPTVNLTASYGWAGMGKKFPLTNGLNNGVLWSDYSAIGLNVNIPIFTGGATKAKIQQAEIDIQDIDQDIQKTQLSLDLDYKNAITNMENAIINIQSMKDNVELAERVQKNTQSNYQYGLATLTEVLDSENALTQAKQNYSNALLDYKQAEIKLIKAKGELNTLQNL, encoded by the coding sequence ATGAACAGAAAACGTATAACTGCTAAAAAGCTAAAAATTGGGATAGCTGCAGCATTTATGATTTTCGGTTTTTCATCGGTATCTGCACAGCAGCAGGTTTCTTTGCCAGAAGCAATCAAACAGGCATTGCAGAATAAGGCAGAAGCTAAAAAAGCTGCACTACAGGTGAAAAAAGCCGAATATAAAATTGATGAGGCCAGAGCCGGAGCTCTTCCACAGATCAGTGCTACAGCAGGACTTACCTACAATCCAATTATTCAGGAATCTTTGCTTGAATTTGGTGGCGAAAGAATCAGAGCTCAGTTAGGACAACCATGGAGCTCAAGTGCAGTAGTCCAGCTTCAGCAGGCTTTATTTGACCAGAGAGTTTTTACAGGTCTTAAGGCTGCAAAATCTACCAGAGAATTCTATATTCTGAATGCAGAACTTACCAATGAACAGATCATTGAGAACGTAGCAACCGCCTACTATCAGGTATTTGTTCAGGAAGAAAATCTGAAGACTGTAGAAGCCAGCTACGCCAATACGGAAAGAGTAAGAAACGTGATCAAAAGCTTGGTGGATAATGGTTTAGCTAAATCTATTGACCTTGACCGTACCAACGTACAGCTTACCAACATCGGTTCCAATAAACAGCAGCTGATCAACTCTGTTGAGCTTTCTAAAAATGCTTTGAAATTTTATATGGGAGTTCCGATCGGTACAGATATCGAGCTTGAAGAAAAAACAATTGAGCCGAAACCTGAACTTATTGCAAGCAATGTGAATTTAGAAAACCGTACAGAGCTTAAAGTACTGAATAAGAACAGAGAACTTCTTCAGTTTAACAAAAAAGCAACAGAAGCCTATCTGTATCCTACGGTAAACCTTACTGCAAGCTACGGCTGGGCTGGAATGGGTAAGAAGTTTCCTTTAACCAACGGACTTAATAACGGGGTACTTTGGAGCGATTATTCAGCGATAGGCTTGAATGTTAATATCCCGATCTTCACTGGTGGAGCTACAAAAGCAAAAATTCAGCAGGCAGAAATCGATATTCAGGATATTGATCAGGATATTCAGAAAACACAGCTGAGCTTAGATCTGGATTACAAAAATGCCATTACCAATATGGAAAATGCTATTATCAATATCCAGAGTATGAAAGACAATGTGGAGCTGGCAGAAAGAGTACAGAAAAATACCCAGTCTAACTATCAGTACGGATTGGCAACCCTTACAGAAGTATTGGATTCTGAAAACGCTTTAACACAGGCAAAACAGAACTACTCCAACGCATTATTAGACTATAAGCAGGCTGAGATCAAACTGATTAAAGCTAAAGGCGAACTCAACACATTACAAAACTTATAA
- a CDS encoding efflux RND transporter permease subunit codes for MKLAEISIKRPSLVIVLFTILTLGGILSYSMMGYELIPKFETNMVTISTVYPGASPAEVETSVTRKIEDAVGSLENVKKVESSSYESLSVIMVQLNDGADVDYALNDAQRKVNAILADLPDDVDAPSLNKFSLDDLPIITMSISSDKLNSKDLYDLLDKKIEPIFSRVNGVAQVDLVGGQEREIQVNLDEKKLQGYGLSIGDVQQAILSSNLDFPTGSLKTRTTKSTIRLSGKYKSIAEMNNLVVSNKNGAQVRLSDIATVFDAQKDVEKVARFNQFPTILMQVKKQSDANAVAVSESVQKTIQTVENAYKVQGIKVKVVNDTTDFTLESANHVIFDLFLAIILVAIVMLLFLHSIRNAFIVMVSIPASLVAAFIGMNLMGYTLNLMSLLGLSLVVGILVDDAIVVLENIYRHMEMGKSKIRAAYDGASEIGFTVAAITLVIVVVFLPIAMSSGLVANILAQFCVTVVIATLLSLLASFTIIPWLSSRFGKLEHLTGKNWFEKFILWFEGLIEKFTHWITDILEWCLKTTLRRISTVIITFVVLISSFMLVAFGFIGGEFFPPIDRGQFLVQMELSKDATVEKTNQLTLDVEKFLRNDKDVVDLITTVGQQSTGFGGAQATTYQSEVQVNLTDKSERSESTNIKAAKVKRALEEKFTGVEFKTAPIGIMGAENAPIEMVVTAPDNATAVKEATRILELLKKVPGAVDAELSTDTGNPEVQVNIDRDKMASLGLNLSSVGQTMQTAFNGNTDGKFRAGEYEYDINIRFGDANRQSIDDVKNLMFTNPQGQQVRLSQFAEVKMGSGPSLLERRDKSPSVKVRAKAVGRPVGDVANEWAAKFMDSKDKPVGVDYIWSGDMENQQEGFGTLGIALLAAIVLVYLVMVSLYDSFVYPFVVLFSIPLAMIGVMVILALTANSLNIFTMLGMIMLIGLVAKNAILIVDFTNARKAAGANTHDALIQANHARLRPILMTTIAMIFGMLPIALATGAGAEMNKGLAWVVIGGLTSSLFLTLIIVPVVYSLFDSILRRMGKHEKVDYEAEMKAEYDHRELSEDGFTPKHLD; via the coding sequence ATGAAGTTAGCAGAAATATCCATTAAAAGGCCTTCCCTGGTTATCGTATTATTTACGATATTAACTCTGGGTGGTATTTTGAGTTACTCCATGATGGGGTACGAATTGATTCCGAAGTTTGAAACCAATATGGTAACCATTTCTACGGTATATCCGGGAGCTTCACCTGCAGAGGTGGAAACCTCCGTAACCCGAAAGATTGAAGATGCTGTGGGGTCTTTGGAAAACGTGAAGAAAGTAGAATCTTCTTCTTATGAAAGTTTATCCGTAATCATGGTTCAGCTGAATGACGGAGCGGATGTAGATTATGCCCTGAATGATGCCCAGAGAAAAGTAAACGCTATCCTGGCAGACCTTCCGGATGATGTAGATGCACCGTCTCTGAATAAATTCTCCCTGGATGATCTCCCGATCATTACAATGAGTATTTCATCAGATAAACTGAACAGTAAAGATCTTTATGACCTTTTAGATAAAAAGATTGAACCCATCTTCTCTCGTGTAAACGGTGTAGCACAGGTTGACCTTGTAGGTGGACAGGAAAGAGAAATCCAGGTAAATCTGGATGAGAAAAAACTGCAGGGATACGGACTTTCAATCGGAGACGTACAACAGGCGATTCTTTCCTCAAACCTTGACTTCCCGACGGGAAGCTTGAAAACGAGAACCACAAAATCTACAATTAGATTATCCGGAAAATATAAGTCGATTGCGGAAATGAACAACCTTGTGGTTTCCAATAAAAATGGAGCTCAGGTACGTTTATCTGATATTGCTACAGTTTTCGATGCTCAGAAAGATGTTGAGAAAGTAGCGAGATTTAACCAGTTTCCAACCATCTTAATGCAGGTAAAAAAGCAGTCTGATGCCAATGCGGTTGCCGTATCTGAAAGTGTTCAGAAAACCATTCAAACGGTAGAAAATGCTTATAAAGTTCAGGGAATAAAAGTAAAAGTGGTGAACGATACCACAGACTTTACCCTTGAATCTGCCAACCACGTTATTTTCGACTTGTTCCTGGCAATTATCCTCGTGGCGATCGTGATGTTATTATTCCTTCACAGTATCAGAAACGCGTTTATTGTAATGGTTTCCATCCCGGCTTCGTTGGTGGCAGCGTTCATCGGAATGAATCTGATGGGCTACACGCTGAACTTAATGAGCTTACTGGGACTTTCGCTTGTGGTAGGTATCCTTGTGGATGACGCGATCGTAGTACTTGAGAACATTTATCGTCACATGGAGATGGGGAAAAGCAAAATCAGAGCAGCCTATGACGGAGCTTCGGAAATCGGGTTTACCGTAGCAGCGATTACCTTGGTAATTGTGGTGGTATTCTTACCGATTGCGATGAGTTCAGGTCTTGTAGCAAATATCCTTGCCCAGTTCTGCGTCACGGTAGTTATTGCCACTTTATTATCGTTATTGGCTTCATTTACGATCATTCCGTGGCTATCATCAAGATTCGGTAAGCTTGAACATTTAACAGGTAAAAACTGGTTTGAGAAATTCATCCTTTGGTTTGAAGGTTTAATTGAAAAATTCACGCACTGGATCACAGATATCCTTGAATGGTGCTTGAAAACAACATTAAGAAGAATTTCAACCGTAATTATTACATTCGTTGTCCTGATCAGTTCATTTATGCTGGTAGCATTCGGATTCATCGGAGGTGAATTCTTCCCGCCGATTGACCGTGGCCAGTTCCTTGTTCAGATGGAATTATCGAAAGATGCAACAGTAGAAAAAACCAACCAGCTGACATTAGATGTTGAGAAGTTTTTAAGAAATGATAAAGATGTTGTAGACCTTATTACAACGGTAGGTCAGCAGTCAACAGGTTTTGGTGGGGCTCAGGCAACAACGTACCAGTCTGAAGTTCAGGTAAACTTAACAGATAAGTCTGAACGTTCTGAAAGTACCAACATTAAAGCGGCAAAAGTAAAAAGAGCACTGGAAGAGAAATTCACAGGAGTTGAATTCAAAACAGCGCCAATCGGTATCATGGGAGCTGAAAATGCACCGATCGAAATGGTGGTAACCGCTCCGGACAACGCAACAGCAGTAAAAGAAGCGACAAGAATCTTGGAATTACTGAAAAAAGTTCCGGGAGCAGTAGATGCTGAATTATCAACGGATACAGGTAATCCGGAAGTTCAGGTGAACATCGATAGAGATAAAATGGCTTCTTTAGGCTTAAATCTTTCAAGTGTAGGACAAACGATGCAGACCGCATTCAACGGAAATACTGATGGGAAATTCAGAGCCGGAGAATATGAATATGATATTAATATCCGTTTTGGAGATGCCAACAGACAATCCATTGATGATGTTAAAAACTTAATGTTCACCAACCCTCAGGGGCAGCAGGTTCGTTTAAGCCAGTTTGCTGAAGTGAAAATGGGTTCAGGACCAAGTTTGCTTGAACGTAGAGATAAATCACCTTCTGTAAAAGTAAGGGCTAAAGCAGTAGGTAGACCTGTAGGTGACGTAGCCAATGAATGGGCAGCCAAGTTCATGGATAGTAAAGACAAACCAGTAGGAGTTGATTACATCTGGAGTGGTGATATGGAAAACCAGCAGGAAGGTTTCGGTACATTAGGTATTGCATTATTAGCAGCGATCGTATTGGTGTACCTAGTAATGGTTTCTCTATATGACAGCTTTGTGTATCCATTCGTGGTATTGTTCTCCATTCCGTTGGCGATGATCGGAGTAATGGTAATCCTTGCCCTGACAGCCAACTCATTGAACATCTTTACGATGCTGGGAATGATCATGTTGATTGGTCTTGTTGCGAAAAATGCGATTCTGATCGTCGACTTTACGAATGCCAGAAAAGCAGCAGGTGCTAATACACATGACGCTCTGATTCAGGCCAACCACGCACGTCTTCGTCCGATTTTGATGACAACGATTGCGATGATCTTCGGTATGCTTCCGATTGCATTGGCAACAGGAGCCGGAGCAGAGATGAACAAAGGTCTTGCATGGGTAGTTATCGGTGGTTTGACATCGTCTCTATTCCTTACCCTGATCATTGTTCCGGTAGTATACTCTCTGTTTGATTCCATCCTGAGAAGAATGGGTAAACATGAAAAAGTAGACTATGAAGCTGAAATGAAAGCTGAATACGATCACAGAGAACTAAGTGAAGATGGATTTACTCCAAAACATTTAGACTAA
- a CDS encoding IS481 family transposase, which produces MTTQQKIIKNKLGVLELAQHLGNVSKACKVMGYSRDSFYRFKELYEQGGELALQEISRRKPVLKNRVDEVIEKAVVDIAIENPALGQLRVSNELKKKGFIVSPGGVRSIWLRHDLHTFKLRLKALEAKSAQDGVVLTESQLSALERAKEEKKAHGEIETHHPGYLGAQDTYYVGNIKGVGHIYQQTFIDTYSKVVFAKLYDRKNALIAADMLNDQVVPFFEQQELRLLRILTDRGTEYCGIREQHEYQLYLAIEDIDHTKTKAKSPQTNGICERFHRTIQDEFYAIAFRKKIYRSIEELQLDLNSWLSYYNNERTHTGKHCYGKTPMQTFLDSKTIAKEKLLETLAEEQKILTFGSKDNIG; this is translated from the coding sequence ATGACAACACAACAAAAGATTATCAAAAACAAGTTAGGCGTACTTGAATTAGCACAACATTTAGGAAACGTATCCAAAGCCTGTAAGGTGATGGGCTATTCCCGAGACAGTTTTTATAGATTTAAAGAATTGTATGAGCAAGGAGGTGAATTAGCATTACAGGAAATCTCCAGAAGAAAGCCAGTATTAAAGAATCGTGTAGATGAAGTCATTGAAAAAGCTGTTGTTGATATAGCTATTGAAAACCCTGCTTTGGGGCAGCTTAGAGTAAGTAATGAACTTAAAAAGAAAGGTTTCATTGTATCACCAGGTGGAGTCAGAAGTATTTGGTTAAGACACGATCTACATACGTTTAAACTAAGATTGAAAGCCCTAGAAGCCAAATCTGCTCAAGATGGTGTAGTCCTTACTGAATCTCAACTTTCAGCACTAGAAAGGGCTAAGGAAGAGAAAAAAGCTCATGGAGAAATTGAAACTCATCATCCTGGATATTTAGGAGCTCAAGACACTTATTACGTAGGCAATATCAAAGGAGTTGGACATATTTATCAACAAACTTTTATTGATACATATTCAAAGGTAGTATTTGCAAAGCTATATGACCGTAAAAATGCTCTTATTGCTGCTGACATGCTTAATGATCAGGTAGTCCCTTTCTTTGAGCAGCAGGAACTTCGTTTACTCAGAATTTTAACAGACCGAGGAACGGAATACTGTGGAATAAGAGAACAGCATGAATACCAGCTCTATTTGGCCATTGAAGATATCGATCATACGAAGACCAAGGCTAAAAGCCCTCAGACCAATGGTATTTGTGAACGTTTTCACAGGACGATACAGGACGAGTTTTATGCCATAGCTTTCAGAAAGAAAATTTACAGAAGTATTGAAGAACTGCAATTAGACCTGAACAGCTGGTTGTCGTATTACAACAATGAAAGAACGCATACAGGAAAACATTGTTACGGTAAAACACCGATGCAGACGTTTCTAGATAGTAAAACTATTGCAAAAGAGAAATTATTGGAAACTCTTGCAGAGGAACAAAAAATCCTTACTTTTGGAAGTAAGGATAATATTGGATAA